DNA from Fibrobacter sp. UWP2:
CGCTACCTTGCCAAAAAGGGCCTGGAGGTTTACGAGTACCGCATTGAGTCGGGAGTGAACTGCGGTGGCCACGCGTTTTTTGGAGCGCGCAAGAGCATGCCCGAGGTGCTGCGCGAGTTTGTCGCCAAAAAGCGGGAACTGTTCGAGGCTACCAGTGCTGCCATTCGCTCGGCGGGTCGGGTTCCGCCTCCGAGTGCGGCCAGGTTGACAGCGCAGGGAGGGCTTTGTACCGCTGGGGAAATTGAGCAGGTGCTGGCGATGGGTGCCGATGGCGTTGGTGTGGGGACTCCGTTCTTGCTGGTTCCCCAGGTGACGAGCCTCGATGCCGAAACGCGTTCTTTGCTTGCCGCGGCGACGCCCGACGATGTGGAACTGAGCTCCGCTTCGCCGCTCGGCATCCCCTTTATGAACTTGAAGACCAGCAGTGCCGCCGTGCTTACCCGCCAAAAGGCGGAGCGGTACTTGATGGCGCGCGGAACGCCGGGCTACCCTTGCATACAACATTATTTGTGTCGCAGTATCCCGGGCTTTGACCATCCTGTTTGTATGGCCTCGGTGGAATACGAAAAGTGCCGCCTGGCAGAAATCGACAGGCTAGAAACCTCGGGGGAATTTTGCGCGGTCGAAGCCGACGCTGCCCGCAAGGAGACTTTGGCGCGTGAGTGCATTTGCCGGTTCCTCGGGAACGCCGGTCGCGAAGAGATTCGTGCCAAGCGTCCTTCCATCCATTTTGAGCCCGAGAAGGTTGCCGTGGCGCGTGGTGTTATGCCTGCCCGTCACCGCGAGCCCGTCACCGTTTGCCCCGGGCCGAACATCGCCTACTTTGACCGCGAATATACTTTGCTCGAGATGATGCAGCACCTCTATGGTACAGGCCCGAGCTTGACGCCCGCAAACAAGCCTAGCGCCTTTGAAGTGGAAAAACAGATTTTAAAGTCGGTCTAGTCGGCAAATCCGATGCGCGCCTGGAAGTGGCACTGCGTCATGTCTTCGGAATTCATTCCAAAAATATAGGCGTGGTGGTTCGTGTTTTTAAAGCGCACGATGTTCACCTTGCCGCCCAGCGGGATTTGCGTGATGTAGTTCATTTGTATGGAACGTACACGACGTTCCTTGATCTCTTCGGCGTCTAAGCTGTCCATGACCCAGTCCACGTAGCGGCAGTGGTTCACGTGGTTGTTCATGTCGAGGTCGCTGTAGTTCGCCTGCTCCTGGCGGATGAGCTTGGGCTCGATTTCTGGATTCAAAATTTCCATCATCTCGGGGAGGGCGTTCTTGCCGGGGAACAGCGGAATGGGGTAGGGGCTGTTGGCGGGGTTCTCGGCCTTGCCGGTCTTGAGGTTCACCAAAAGCCACGAGGAGGTCGCCTGTGCAATGGAGTTCCCCTGGGAATCTATGATGGAGTAGTCCTTGAGGCAGACCTTGTCCTTGTAGAATTCCTTGGCCCAGGTGGAAATCGAAATCTTTTCGCCCCATACGGGCGTGTGCAAAATGCGGATCTTGAAACGGGTGATCACGGTGGTGTAGCCCGCCTTCATCATCTTCCAGAGCCCAAAACCGCCGCGCTCGGCGTCGGCAATGGCGGTCTCCTCCATAAAGAGGAATAGGTTCGAGAGCTTGAGCCTGCTGTGGTGATCGCAATCGGAGAAGCGGACGTCAAAGTCCTTGGTTGTGATTTCCTGTTCCATTGGGGATTCCTCTTGAATTCAACTTTTAATAATAATGTATAATTTAGCAATATGGAAGATTTTCAGTTTCGTCCCAGTTTTGTCCAATTGTCTGCTTTAAGTTCTTTTAACGGCGAGGTCCGCCTCCCCGGCTCCAAAAGTATTACCAATCGAGTTTTTTTGATTGCCGCCTTAGCGAAGGGGGCTATTCGCCTTCACAATTTGCTCAAAAGCGACGATACGCGCTACATGGGCGAGGCTCTGCAAAAACTCGGTATCAAAATTGAGTTCTCGGAGGATTTCTCGGAGGCCGTTGTCGAAGGCAACGGCGGCCCGTTTACGGTGCCGGGCAAAAGCGAAATCTTTTTGGGCAACGCGGGAACGGCGATGCGTTCGCTGACAGCGGCCCTTACTTTGGGCGCGGGCGAGTTCTACTTGCGTGGTGAAGAGCGCATGAGCGAGCGCCCCATTCGCGACCTGGTCGACGCCCTCCGCATGCTTGGGGCGGATATTGAGTACGAAGAGACCGAGGGTTACCCTCCGGTGTGCATCAAGGCGAACGGCTTGAATGGCGGCGACGTGGAAGTGCGCGGGAACATCTCGAGCCAGTACCTGACGGCGCTTTTAATTTGCGCCCCTTATTGCAAAAAGCCGCTCCACATCCATGTGGTGGGTGAGCTGATTTCGGCCCCGTACATTGAACTCACGCTCGACGTGATGAAGGCTTTTGGTGTCGACGTGCGCCACGAAGGCTTGACGGATTTTTATGTGCCGCAGGGCATCTATGTTTCCCCG
Protein-coding regions in this window:
- a CDS encoding acyl-[acyl-carrier-protein] thioesterase, producing the protein MEQEITTKDFDVRFSDCDHHSRLKLSNLFLFMEETAIADAERGGFGLWKMMKAGYTTVITRFKIRILHTPVWGEKISISTWAKEFYKDKVCLKDYSIIDSQGNSIAQATSSWLLVNLKTGKAENPANSPYPIPLFPGKNALPEMMEILNPEIEPKLIRQEQANYSDLDMNNHVNHCRYVDWVMDSLDAEEIKERRVRSIQMNYITQIPLGGKVNIVRFKNTNHHAYIFGMNSEDMTQCHFQARIGFAD
- the aroA gene encoding 3-phosphoshikimate 1-carboxyvinyltransferase, with the protein product MEDFQFRPSFVQLSALSSFNGEVRLPGSKSITNRVFLIAALAKGAIRLHNLLKSDDTRYMGEALQKLGIKIEFSEDFSEAVVEGNGGPFTVPGKSEIFLGNAGTAMRSLTAALTLGAGEFYLRGEERMSERPIRDLVDALRMLGADIEYEETEGYPPVCIKANGLNGGDVEVRGNISSQYLTALLICAPYCKKPLHIHVVGELISAPYIELTLDVMKAFGVDVRHEGLTDFYVPQGIYVSPSEYSVEGDASSASYPLAAAAIAKGKVRVLGVGSKSCQGDVAFAEVLRKMGATVTIGPDWIECDGTQGELHAVDLNLNDIPDAAMTVAVLALFADGPMTIDGIASWRVKETDRISAMSAELRKVGAEVRESNDSITITPPVKLQPATIETYNDHRMAMCFSLVALGGVPIKIMDPACVNKTYPHFFEDFNRLSK